One window from the genome of Mycolicibacterium gadium encodes:
- a CDS encoding serine hydrolase, which translates to MATTTNSRPMPGPRDTRSNQNRPRRSLVVLVAALAAIGIVGGGIVIGRNISAEPASTQSSSAPPLLTQAPSSPATPGVPPPVDGGPFATEFASLAAQLNATVGIVVRPLGAGPAPVTAGEWSTGTAWSTIKVPLAIAGLRETGQVTEAMRAAITQSDNDAAESIWASLGDSSEAAEKVEAVLADAGAPTAVESRKVRPEFTAFGQTTWSLADQATFLSAAACDPRDQPVMDLMGEVEPDQRWGLGMLPGAKFKGGWGPSPAGNYLVRQLGVIPVRDGSAVVAVAVEPRSGAFDDGTAALTQITTWLTDHADLLPAGSCPQ; encoded by the coding sequence ATGGCCACCACGACCAACAGCCGACCGATGCCGGGTCCCAGAGACACCCGCTCGAATCAGAATCGCCCCCGCCGATCTCTGGTCGTGCTCGTCGCCGCCCTGGCAGCCATCGGAATCGTCGGGGGCGGCATCGTCATCGGTCGCAACATCTCGGCTGAGCCGGCGTCCACGCAGAGCAGCAGTGCGCCGCCGCTCCTCACCCAGGCGCCGTCGTCGCCCGCGACCCCCGGTGTTCCGCCGCCCGTCGACGGCGGGCCCTTCGCCACCGAGTTCGCCTCTCTCGCAGCCCAACTCAATGCAACGGTGGGCATCGTCGTCCGACCGTTGGGCGCGGGACCGGCACCGGTGACGGCGGGCGAATGGAGCACCGGGACGGCGTGGTCGACCATCAAGGTGCCGCTGGCCATCGCAGGCCTGCGGGAGACCGGCCAGGTCACCGAGGCGATGCGGGCCGCGATCACCCAATCGGATAACGATGCGGCCGAATCGATCTGGGCGAGCCTGGGAGACTCGTCCGAGGCCGCCGAGAAGGTGGAGGCAGTGCTGGCCGACGCCGGCGCACCGACCGCCGTCGAATCCCGCAAGGTCAGGCCGGAGTTCACCGCGTTCGGGCAGACGACGTGGTCGCTGGCCGATCAGGCGACGTTCCTGTCAGCGGCCGCGTGCGATCCCAGAGACCAGCCGGTCATGGATCTGATGGGAGAGGTCGAGCCCGACCAGCGCTGGGGCCTTGGCATGCTCCCCGGCGCGAAATTCAAAGGTGGCTGGGGTCCCTCGCCGGCGGGCAATTACCTCGTCCGCCAGTTAGGGGTCATCCCCGTAAGGGACGGGTCGGCGGTCGTCGCGGTGGCCGTCGAACCGCGATCGGGCGCATTCGACGACGGGACAGCGGCTTTGACGCAGATCACGACCTGGCTTACCGACCATGCCGACCTGTTGCCCGCGGGTAGCTGCCCTCAGTAG